DNA from Nocardioides seonyuensis:
GATGCAGTAGACCGCGCCGTCCGGGAGCAGGGGGAACAGGATCTTGAAGGACTCGCGCACGTGCTCGGGGATGTGGCTGCCGTCGTCGACCACCACGGTCGGCGCGCCGTGCTCCTCGATGATGCGGTGCAGGATCCCGGGATCGGTCTGGTCTCCCTGGTAGGTGCGGATGTGCCCCTTGGACAGCCAGGACTTGTCCTCGATGTCGAGGCCCACGATGGTCGCCCTGGGGAAGAACCATCGCCACATCCGCATCGAGGCGCCGCTGCGTCGGCGCTTCTTGTAGCCGCCGATCCCCAGCTCGAGCAGCACGAACTCCTCGCCGCGCAGGTGCTCGAGGTGGCGCTCGTAGTGGGGGGTGTACTTGTGCACGCCCCACTTGTCGGTGCCGAACTCGACGGCGAGCTCGGTCAGGTTGCTCGCCAGCAGACGCCTGCGCCGCTCAGCGCGCTTCTCGGCCTTCGTGGGATCCCCGGCCACCCGGTCGCCCTCGGCGTCCTGCGACGTGGACGGCGGGAGACCGGCCCTACGGGCGGCATTCTTGACGGCGTGGCCGGCCCGCCGAGCAGTGGTACGCACCCGCGAACCCTAACCTGACCCGCACCCGTCGGCACACCGCGACCGAAGCCGCGCGATCTGGGGACGAATACTCAAGCGCGACCCGCTACCGAGGGCCACGATG
Protein-coding regions in this window:
- a CDS encoding class I SAM-dependent methyltransferase — encoded protein: MRTTARRAGHAVKNAARRAGLPPSTSQDAEGDRVAGDPTKAEKRAERRRRLLASNLTELAVEFGTDKWGVHKYTPHYERHLEHLRGEEFVLLELGIGGYKKRRRSGASMRMWRWFFPRATIVGLDIEDKSWLSKGHIRTYQGDQTDPGILHRIIEEHGAPTVVVDDGSHIPEHVRESFKILFPLLPDGAVYCIEDTQTSYWPAWGGQVDPKASGTSMDLVKDLVDGLNHEEFLLEDYEPSYTDQWVKAVHCYHNLVIIEKGDNREGTNRDHSAHTFHGGSELPESSGA